Proteins encoded by one window of Microplitis mediator isolate UGA2020A chromosome 1, iyMicMedi2.1, whole genome shotgun sequence:
- the LOC130663760 gene encoding neprilysin-2-like, producing the protein MNYGKIGSIIGHEIIHGFDNSGRKFDKNGEASDWWSIYTNNTYNRKIACFIEQYNNYTGVQTESKVNGTITLNENIADIIGTRISYLAYKNWVAKNGEEKSLPELPYTADQLFWISFADFWCSSNEKKKSLHGKRYDNHAPGDVRVIGTLSNIPEFSADFGCPTGSNMNPIKKCTLW; encoded by the exons ATGAATTATGGTAAAATTGGTTCTATAATTGGCCATGAAATAATTCACGGTTTTGATAATAGTGgaagaaaatttgataaaaatggcGAAGCTTCTGATTGGTGGTCGATTTACACAAATAATACATACAACAGAAAAATAGCTTGTTTTATTGAACagtataataattacactGGGGTCCAAACTGAATCGAAA GTTAATGGTACCATTACTCTCAATGAAAATATTGCTGACATTATTGGTACAAGAATATCTTATTTAGCATACAAAAATTGGGTCGCCAAAAATGGAGAAGAAAAAAGCTTACCTGAATTACCGTATACggctgatcaattattttggATATCTTTTGCGGATTTCTGGTGCTCaagtaacgaaaaaaaaaaaagtttacatgGGAAGAGATACGATAATCATGCGCCGGGAGATGTTCGTGTTATTGGAACACTTTCAAATATCCCAGAGTTCTCTGCAGACTTTGGATGCCCTACTGGTTCAAATATGAATCCTATTAAAAAGTGTACTCTTTGGTAA
- the LOC130678639 gene encoding neprilysin-2-like encodes MSELFEDHYCRKFKNGLILTIFTILFNVSLAKNVHSLDDSVLTNRVSDNQYTSSQYAIERLQTAAKILKNQNPNVKPCDNFYEFTCGNYDNKYKRNLKSINRFMNPSRYTHLFINRQINNLIMNSNKVNNKSKSAELIGNLYNSCINESMITFIYQLIVIFLRFIDMN; translated from the exons ATGTC GGAATTATTTGAGGATCATTATTGTCGAAAATTCAAGAATGGTTTGATCTTgacaatttttacaattttgtttaacgttagtttagcaaaaaatgtacATAGCTTAGATGATTCTGTGCTCACTAATCGAG TATCAGATAATCAATACACATCTTCTCAATATGCAATAGAACGTTTACAAACCG CCGCAAAGattcttaaaaatcaaaatccaAATGTTAAGCCATGTgacaatttttatgaatttacgtgtggtaattatgataataagtaTAAAAGAAACCTCAAATCAATAAATCGATTTATGAATCCATCGAGATATACACATTTGTTCATAAAtcgtcaaataaataatttaataatgaattcaaataaagtcaataataaatcaaaatctGCTGAGTTAATTGGAAATTTATACAACAGTTGTATTAATGAAAGTatgattacttttatttatcagttaatagtaatatttcttagATTCATAGAtatgaactaa
- the LOC130663752 gene encoding eukaryotic translation initiation factor 3 subunit A gives MARYGQRPENALKRANEFIEVGKPARALDTLQEVFRNKKWTYSWSESVLEPIMFKYLDLCVELKKSHIAKEGLFQYRNMFQSVNVGSLENVIRGYLRMAEEKTEAARKQSQQAVIDIDDLDNLATPESILLSAVSGEDAQDRSDRTILTPWVKFLWESYCQCLELLRTNAHVETLYHDIARMAFQFCLEYNRKTEFRKLCEKLRKHLEEICKLPQLVSNVSMNKAETQQLNLETRLIQLDSAIQMELWQEAYKATEDIHGLMNLSKKLPVPKTMANYYQKLAMVFWKAGNYLYHAAALFKLLQLSREMKKNMSAEEQQRMANRVLLATLSIPLPSAHPEFDRFIETDKSPLEKAQKLAILLGLTQPPTRASLLRDIVRMNVVNLASPQLQDLYSWLEVDFHPLELCSRVQSVITTLQVDESSALAQYVTALQDVTLVRLIHQISQVYQTIQFARLIELAKFTTDFHLERLLVDCVRYNDMQIRIDHGKRCIHFGVDLSEAQREDHPDGPVLQAMPSEQIRCQLVNIATVLHRAINIIFPNKRKQEREKIRASMVTLYHETKNKEHHRVLERQYIIEQRKEYIERVNTIREEEEMRRQEELHRQQMLAEQKRLEQEREERERKRQQSEIQQIKDRHLKEKMQQISQTSHGQKVLKKLDEDEIKKLDAEQIAAREAEELQKERREMQQKLKSQEKKVDYLERAKRIEEIPLLQKAVEEKQELAKQQWEQQEQELILAAIEERNQAVATRERMSRMKEDADAFLDKILAERKSVYLERLKEFEVKFNEERAKRLLERKIARKAERKAKWEQERAEAAERKLQEELRIQQEEERKRIEEERALREEEERIKRAEEAAKEAERLAKLEKQAEIIRAKEAEIERKLEEERKRDSEAETWRRGAGLRERGGDRGGDRDRMRGSDRNDRNEREPKADVSSWRSEIRDEPKPRDDRDDDRGKKRIDRQDDAKWDRFSKDKDREPKDSRDMRDNRDSNTRGARFEKPRGGSEMNTGSWRRGGDDRKDDKKDDRIERPGPRRMDMQRPRDRDDERPRFQKSSGSNDWRNRNIDDSPRDLPKRDDKEDRDRREDKFKREEKNENQEDEGWSKVSSKR, from the exons atgGCTAGATACGGACAACGTCCCGAAAATGCACTTAAACGTGCCAATG AATTTATTGAAGTAGGTAAGCCTGCTCGTGCATTAGATACCCTCCAAGAAGTATTccgtaataaaaaatggacATACAGTTGGTCGGAGTCGGTCTTAGAACCGATAATGTTCAAGTATCTCGATCTCTGTGTcgagttaaaaaaatctcacATCGCAAAAGAAGGTCTATTTCAATACCGTAACATGTTTCAATCGGTGAATGTCGGTAGTTTAGAAAATGTTATTCGCGGTTATTTACGTATGGCCGAAGAAAAAACTGAAGCAGCACGTAAACAAAGTCAGCAAGCCGTGATAGATATCGACGATCTAGACAATTTAGCAACACCCGAAAGTATTTTACTATCAGCAGTAAGCGGTGAAGATGCACAAGATCGTAGTGATCGTACTATTTTGACACCGTGGGTCAAATTTTTATGGGAATCTTACTGTCAATGTCTTGAATTATTGCGTACAAATGCTCATGTTGAAACACTTTATCATGACATTGCGCGTATGGCATTTCAATTTTGTCTAGAATACAATCGTAAGACCGAGTTTCGTAAACTTTGCGAAAAATTGCGTAAACATCTTGAAGAAATTTGTAAATTACCCCAATTAGTATCAAACGTATCAATGAATAAAGCCGAGACACAGCAATTGAATTTAGAAACACGTTTAATTCAACTTGATTCCGCCATTCAAATGGAACTGTGGCAAGAAGCATACAAAGCAACTGAAGACATTCACGGTCTCAtgaatttatctaaaaaactTCCAGTACCAAAAACTATGGCCAATTATTACCAAAAATTAGCAATGGTATTTTGGAAAGCCGGCAATTACTTATACCATGCTGCCGCATTATTCAAACTGTTGCAATTATCCCGTGAAATGAAAAAGAATATGTCAGCTGAAGAGCAACAGCGTATGGCTAATCGCGTATTATTAGCAACGCTATCAATTCCATTGCCATCAGCGCACCCAGAATTTGATCGTTTTATCGAAACGGATAAAAGTCCGCTTGAAAAAGCTCAAAAATTAGCAATTTTACTTGGTCTGACCCAACCTCCAACTCGCGCATCACTTTTACGTGACATTGTTCGTATGAATGTTGTCAATTTAGCATCTCCCCAATTACAAGATTTGTATTCATGGTTAGAAGTTGATTTTCATCCGTTAGAATTGTGCTCACGCGTGCAATCCGTAATAACGACACTGCAAGTTGATGAATCGAGTGCATTAGCTCAGTATGTAACTGCGTTACAAGACGTCACACTAGTACGTCTTATTCATCAGATATCACAAGTTTACCAGACGATCCAATTCGCGCGTTTGATTGAACTGGCCAAATTTACAACGGACTTTCATTTAGAACGGCTGTTAGTTGACTGCGTGCGTTACAATGACATGCAGATACGAATTGACCATGGAAAGCGTTGCATCCACTTTGGTGTTGATTTGAGCGAAGCTCAACGCGAAGACCATCCAGATGGTCCTGTACTCCAGGCAATGCCGTCTGAACAAATCCGCTGTCAATTGGTCAATATTGCGACGGTATTACATCGcgctattaatattatattccCTAATAAACGTAAGCAAGAACGCGAAAAAATACGCGCCTCGATGGTCACGTTGTACCATGAAACTAAAAACAAAGAACATCATCGTGTACTAGAACGTCAGTATATTATTGAACAGCGTAAAGAATACATCGAACGCGTTAACACAATACGCGAAGAAGAAGAAATGCGTCGTCAAGAAGAACTACATCGTCAGCAAATGTTGGCTGAACAAAAACGTTTAGAGCAAGAACGTGAAGAACGTGAGCGTAAACGTCAGCAAAGTGAAATCCAACAGATAAAAGATCGtcatttgaaagaaaaaatgcaACAAATATCGCAAACAAGTCACGGTCAAAaggtattgaaaaaattagatgaagatgaaattaaaaaattagatgcTGAACAAATAGCAGCACGTGAAGCTGAAGAGTTACAAAAAGAAAGACGTGAAATGCAACAAAAGTTGAAGTCACaggaaaaaaaagtcgattatCTAGAGCGGGCTAAACGTATCGAAGAAATACCGTTGTTACAAAAAGCTGTTGAAGAAAAACAAGAATTGGCTAAACAACAATGGGAACAACAGGAACAGGAACTTATTCTGGCAGCTATCGAAGAACGTAATCAAGCTGTCGCAACACGTGAACGTATGTCACGTATGAAGGAAGATGCGGATGCGTTTTTGGATAAAATATTGGCGGAACGTAAGAGCGTTTATTTGGAAAGATTGAAAGAATTTGAAGTGAAGTTTAATGAAGAACGTGCTAAACGTCTGTTGGAACGTAAAATTGCTAGGAAAGCTGAACGCAAAGCTAAATGGGAACAGGAACGCGCTGAAGCTGCTGAGCGTAAACTGCAAGAAGAGCTGAGAATTCAACAGGAAGAAGAGAGGAAACGTATTGAAGAAGAACGCGCTCTGCGTGAGGAAGAAGAAAGAATCAAACGGGCTGAAGAAGCTGCTAAGGAAGCCGAACGTTTGGCGAAATTGGAAAAACAAGCGGAAATAATACGAGCTAAAGAAGCTGAAATTGAACGGAAACTTGAGGAAGAACGCAAACGAGATAGCGAAGCTGAAACTTGGCGTCGCGGTGCTGGACTTAGAGAACGTGGAGGTGACCGTGGAGGTGATCGTGATCGTATGCGTGGCAGTGATCGAAATGATCGTAATGAACGCGAACCTAAAGCGGACGTTTCATCGTGGCGTAGTGAAATACGCGATGAACCTAAACCACGTGATGACAGAGATGATGACCGCGGTAAGAAACGAATTGATAGGCAGGATGATGCTAAATGGGATCGATTTTCTAAAGATAAAGACCGCGAACCCAAGGATTCGAGAGATATGAGAGATAACAGAGACTCTAATACGAGAGGCGCGAGATTTGAAAAACCTAGAGGCGGTAGTGAAATGAATACTGGCAGTTGGAGACGTGGTGGCGATGATAGAAAAGATGATAAGAAGGATGACAGAATTGAACGTCCAGGTCCAAGACGTATGGACATGCAGAGACCACGTGACCGCGATGATGAGAGACCCAGATTCCAGAAATCTTCTGGATCAAACGATTGGCGCAATAGAAACATTGATGATTCACCAAGAGATCTGCCTAAACGTGATGA TAAAGAAGATCGTGATCGTAGAGAGGATAAATTTAAacgtgaagaaaaaaatgaaaaccaaGAAGACGAAGGTTGGTCCAAAGTAAGCAGCAaacgttaa
- the LOC130673778 gene encoding DENN domain-containing protein 10-like → MPPLTDLISCSIIEKDLNGDTLWTWTYPSVTDEQKTIITRKYNLQSEYCNTQSFVFSRYNNEWFYINSSEVFDTDKLPRVKQFALILFTKDYNPQKYEVLCRVLSKMYCKTGNPVEILKLYLSVFTTGSCTTEENGIFTSDDYNYPHLNTDTNIRDLIKTFELETILIYNALLLKKRIVVYHHSLEQLFKWIKTFPAFMKHRNVTDNLIPWIDLIADEIQDLKSNTYYIAGCRDSAVALKTELYDLLVNIPAREITIAPHAKESFIMTKTHKEIALFMIQLCEKTSNESQIINEIADKTQDLLNQLKNIAATEDDTGKKILSIQTIRDRSLPNAVENFLINLATAEKIFLQ, encoded by the exons atgccaCCACTTACAGATTTAATATCTTGTAGTATTATTG AAAAAGATTTGAATGGTGATACTTTGTGGACATGGACCTATCCTTCAGTAACAGATGaacaaaaaacaataataacacgTAAATACAATTTACAATCGGAATATTGTAACACTCAGTCATTTGTATTTTCCCGGTACAATAATGAGTGGTTTTACATTAATTCAAGTGAAGTTTTTGATACCGATAAACTGCCGCGT GTGAAACAATTTGCATTGATATTATTCACAAAAGACTATAATCCACAAAAATATGAGGTATTGTGTCGGGTATTAAGTAAAATGTATTGCAAAACTGGCAATCCAGTGGAAATATTGAAACTTTATTTATCAGTATTTACAACTGGTTCATGTACGACTGAAGAAAATGGTATATTTACCTCAGATGATTATAATTATCCGCATTTAAATACAGATACAAATATACGCGATctaataaaaacatttgaGTTGGaaacaatattaatttacaatgcGTTATTACTAAAAAAACGTATTGTTGTTTATCATCACAGTCtagaacaattatttaaatggataAAAACATTTCCTGCATTTATGAAACATCGGAATGTTACGGATAATTTGATACCATGGATTGATTTAATTGCAGATGAAATTCAAGATTTGAAG agtAACACGTACTATATTGCCGGCTGTCGAGATAGTGCAGTAGCATTAAAAACCGAGCTCTATGATTTACTTGTAAATATACCAGCGCGTGAAATAACGATAGCGCCGCATGCTAAAGAGAGTTTCATAATGACTAAAACTCATAAAGAAATAGCATTATTCATGATACAATTGTGTGAAAAAACTTCAAATGaatcacaaataataaatgaaattgctgATAAAACTCAAGATTTATTAAACCAATTGAAAAATATCGCTGCAACAGAAGATGATActgggaaaaaaatattatctataCAAACAATACGTGATCGTAGTTTACCAAATgctgttgaaaattttcttatcaatttaGCTActgctgaaaaaatttttttacaataa